A DNA window from Pseudomonas sp. B21-056 contains the following coding sequences:
- the cyoB gene encoding cytochrome o ubiquinol oxidase subunit I produces MFGKLSWEAIPFHEPIVMVTLAIIALGGLALFAGITYFKKWTYLWTEWLTSVDHKKIGVMYIIVAMVMLLRGFADAIMMRTQLAMATEGSPGYLPPEHYDQIFTAHGVIMIIFMAMPFFTGLMNLAVPLQIGARDVAFPFLNSLSFWLLVSGVVLINLSLGVGEFAKTGWVAYPPLSGLQYSPGVGVDYYIWALQLSGLGTTLTGVNFLATVLKMRTPGMKLMDMPIFTWTCTWANVLIVASFPILTATLALLTLDRYMDFHIFTNELGGNPMMYVNLFWAWGHPEVYILILPAFGIFSEVISTFSGKKLFGHHSMIYASGAISVLGFMVWLHHFFTMGSGASVNAFFGLATMLISIPTGVKLFNWLFTIYQGRLRFTSHVLWTLGFMVTFAIGGMTGVLLAIPGADFVLHNSLFVIAHFHNVIIGGAVFGYIAGFAFYFPKAFGFKLHEGWGKGAFWFWITGFFVAFMPLYVLGFMGMTRRLNTTTNPEWVPYLYVAMFGAVLIAVGIACQLIQLYVSVRDRNKPENMCEHGDPWDAHTLEWSTSSPPPFYNFAVLPKADTIDPFTEAKENGTAYQPVAKYSPIHMPNNTATGVVMGGLLTVFGFAMIWHIWWLAAASLVGTVVYFAIHAARDDQGYMVPVDVIERIEAEQHKRLVAAGKVRATATRVETSLEQA; encoded by the coding sequence ATGTTTGGTAAATTAAGTTGGGAAGCGATCCCGTTCCACGAGCCGATTGTCATGGTGACCCTCGCCATCATCGCGCTCGGTGGTCTGGCGCTGTTCGCCGGGATCACTTACTTCAAGAAGTGGACCTACCTGTGGACCGAGTGGCTGACGTCGGTCGACCACAAGAAAATCGGCGTGATGTACATCATCGTCGCCATGGTCATGCTGCTGCGCGGTTTTGCCGACGCCATCATGATGCGTACCCAGTTGGCCATGGCCACCGAGGGTTCGCCTGGCTACCTGCCACCTGAACACTATGACCAGATCTTCACCGCCCACGGTGTGATCATGATCATCTTCATGGCAATGCCATTCTTCACCGGCCTGATGAACCTTGCAGTGCCGCTGCAGATCGGCGCCCGTGACGTGGCCTTCCCGTTCCTGAACTCCCTGAGCTTCTGGCTGCTGGTGTCCGGCGTCGTGCTGATCAACCTGTCCCTGGGTGTTGGTGAATTCGCCAAGACCGGTTGGGTTGCCTATCCGCCGCTGTCGGGGCTGCAATACAGTCCGGGCGTAGGCGTGGATTACTACATCTGGGCGCTACAGCTATCCGGGTTGGGTACGACATTGACGGGGGTCAACTTCCTGGCCACCGTGCTGAAAATGCGTACCCCGGGCATGAAGCTGATGGACATGCCGATCTTCACCTGGACCTGCACCTGGGCCAACGTCCTGATCGTCGCGTCGTTCCCGATCCTGACCGCTACCCTGGCACTGCTGACGCTTGACCGTTACATGGATTTCCACATTTTCACCAATGAACTGGGTGGAAATCCGATGATGTACGTCAACCTGTTCTGGGCCTGGGGTCACCCCGAGGTGTACATCCTGATTCTGCCGGCGTTCGGGATTTTCTCCGAAGTCATCTCGACCTTCTCCGGCAAGAAACTGTTCGGCCACCACTCGATGATCTACGCTTCCGGCGCGATCTCGGTGCTGGGCTTCATGGTCTGGCTGCACCACTTCTTCACCATGGGTTCGGGTGCCAGCGTCAACGCCTTCTTCGGCCTGGCGACGATGCTGATTTCGATCCCGACGGGAGTGAAGCTGTTCAACTGGCTGTTCACCATCTACCAGGGCCGCCTGCGTTTCACCAGCCACGTGCTGTGGACCCTGGGCTTCATGGTGACCTTCGCCATCGGCGGCATGACCGGCGTACTGCTGGCCATCCCGGGTGCCGACTTCGTCCTGCACAACAGCCTGTTCGTGATCGCGCACTTCCATAACGTGATCATCGGCGGCGCGGTATTCGGCTACATCGCCGGCTTCGCCTTCTACTTCCCGAAAGCGTTCGGCTTCAAGCTGCACGAAGGCTGGGGCAAGGGCGCGTTCTGGTTCTGGATCACCGGCTTCTTCGTCGCGTTCATGCCGCTCTATGTGCTGGGCTTCATGGGCATGACCCGTCGCCTGAACACCACCACCAACCCTGAGTGGGTGCCGTACCTGTACGTCGCGATGTTCGGTGCGGTGTTGATCGCCGTCGGTATCGCCTGCCAGCTGATCCAGCTGTACGTCAGCGTGCGTGACCGCAACAAGCCAGAGAACATGTGCGAACACGGCGATCCGTGGGATGCCCATACCCTGGAGTGGTCGACCTCTTCGCCACCACCGTTCTACAACTTCGCCGTGCTGCCGAAAGCGGACACCATCGACCCGTTCACCGAAGCCAAGGAAAACGGTACCGCGTACCAGCCTGTGGCCAAGTACTCGCCGATCCACATGCCGAACAACACCGCGACCGGTGTGGTCATGGGCGGCCTGTTGACCGTGTTCGGTTTCGCGATGATCTGGCACATCTGGTGGCTGGCCGCCGCTAGCCTGGTCGGCACCGTGGTGTATTTCGCCATCCATGCCGCCCGCGACGATCAGGGCTACATGGTGCCGGTGGATGTCATCGAACGCATCGAAGCCGAGCAGCACAAACGTCTGGTCGCGGCCGGGAAAGTCCGGGCCACCGCCACCCGTGTTGAAACCTCGTTGGAACAGGCTTAA
- a CDS encoding LysR family transcriptional regulator: MDLFQAMTVYVKVVETGSLTTAAQACEMSTTMVGNHLRALEQRLGVRLINRTTRRQRLTEFGSTYYQRCLEVLGLVADSERLAEQTQGEPSGTLRITAPLTFGTERLAPALAEFSQRYPQVKLDVVLTNQRLDLLDHGFDAAIRLGLSDPKLIARPLIDYSLTICASKAYLARRGTPEQPADLQRHDCLSFAYSAGDEWRFAQDHWPINGPDGEVKVPVNGPMLINSSAGLHRAALAGMGVVMLPDALVEQDLKDGHLVALLQDYQLPHRPMNLIYAQDRYRLPKLRSFVEFALEKWARSAD; this comes from the coding sequence ATGGATCTGTTCCAGGCAATGACGGTTTACGTCAAAGTGGTAGAAACCGGAAGCCTGACCACGGCGGCCCAGGCGTGCGAAATGTCCACCACCATGGTGGGCAATCACCTTCGGGCACTGGAGCAACGCCTGGGGGTGCGACTGATCAACCGCACGACCCGGCGTCAGCGTCTGACGGAATTCGGCTCGACCTATTATCAGCGTTGCCTGGAAGTCCTGGGGCTGGTGGCCGACTCCGAGCGCCTGGCCGAGCAGACCCAAGGCGAGCCCAGCGGCACCTTGCGCATCACCGCGCCGCTGACCTTCGGCACCGAACGTCTTGCGCCGGCGCTGGCCGAATTCAGCCAGCGTTACCCGCAGGTCAAACTCGACGTGGTACTGACCAACCAGCGCCTGGACCTGCTCGACCACGGCTTCGATGCCGCCATCCGCCTCGGCCTGTCCGACCCGAAGTTGATTGCTCGCCCCTTGATCGATTACAGCCTGACCATCTGCGCTTCCAAGGCGTACCTGGCTCGCCGGGGCACCCCGGAGCAACCCGCCGACCTGCAACGACACGACTGCCTGTCGTTCGCCTACTCCGCAGGAGACGAGTGGCGCTTCGCCCAGGACCACTGGCCCATCAACGGCCCGGACGGCGAAGTCAAAGTGCCGGTGAACGGACCGATGCTGATCAACAGCTCCGCCGGCCTGCACCGTGCGGCCCTCGCCGGCATGGGCGTGGTGATGCTGCCCGACGCGCTGGTGGAACAGGACCTGAAGGATGGACATCTGGTGGCGCTGCTGCAGGATTATCAACTGCCCCATCGGCCGATGAACCTGATCTACGCCCAGGATCGTTATCGGTTGCCGAAGCTGCGCAGTTTTGTGGAATTTGCGTTGGAGAAATGGGCGAGATCCGCGGACTAA
- a CDS encoding OmpA family protein, whose amino-acid sequence MFTSRRLIVVATAVALLSGCASPNPYDNQGQASTDSSGMSKTAKYGGLGALAGALAGAAIDHNNRGKGALIGAAVVGASAAGYGYYADQQEKKLRASMANTGVEVQRQGDQIKLIMPGNITFATDSANIASSFYQPLNNLANSLKEFNQNQIEIVGYTDSTGSRQHNMDLSQRRAQSVATYLTSQGVSGANLSARGAGPDNPVASNADVNGRAQNRRVEVNLKAIPGQNYQAPAQEGQTYQQYP is encoded by the coding sequence ATGTTCACCTCGCGTCGCTTGATCGTTGTCGCTACCGCTGTGGCCCTGTTGTCCGGCTGCGCGTCGCCTAACCCGTATGACAATCAGGGCCAGGCTTCCACGGATTCTTCAGGGATGAGCAAGACTGCCAAGTACGGCGGCCTCGGAGCACTGGCCGGTGCCCTGGCTGGTGCGGCCATCGACCACAACAATCGTGGCAAGGGTGCGTTGATCGGCGCCGCAGTCGTGGGTGCTTCCGCAGCCGGTTACGGCTATTACGCTGATCAGCAGGAAAAGAAACTGCGGGCCAGCATGGCCAACACCGGTGTTGAAGTGCAGCGCCAGGGCGACCAGATCAAACTGATCATGCCGGGCAATATCACCTTCGCCACCGACTCGGCGAACATCGCGTCCAGCTTCTACCAGCCGCTGAACAACCTGGCCAACTCCCTCAAGGAGTTCAACCAGAACCAGATCGAAATCGTCGGCTACACCGACAGCACCGGCAGCCGCCAGCACAACATGGACCTGTCCCAGCGTCGCGCCCAGAGCGTGGCAACCTACCTGACGTCCCAAGGCGTCAGCGGCGCCAACCTGAGCGCCCGTGGCGCCGGCCCGGACAATCCGGTGGCCAGCAACGCCGACGTCAACGGCCGGGCGCAGAACCGTCGTGTCGAAGTCAACCTCAAGGCCATTCCGGGCCAGAACTACCAGGCACCGGCGCAGGAAGGGCAGACTTACCAGCAATACCCATGA
- a CDS encoding aspartate aminotransferase family protein, with amino-acid sequence MTATCLMTTYQPLALSFTHGLGTRLWDQDGREYLDAVAGVAVTNVGHSHPRLVAAISEQAGLLLHTSNLYSIDWQQRLAQRLTQLSGLERVFFNNSGAEANETALKLARLYGWHKGIEQPLVVVMENAFHGRTLGTLSASDGPAVRLGFNRLPGDFIKVPFGDLAALEDIQQAHGERIAAILVEPIQGESGVQMAPPGYLKALRQLCSRRAWLLMLDEIQTGIGRTGQWFAFQHEGIVPDVMTLAKGLGNGVPIGACLARGKAAELFTPGSHGSTFGGNPLACRVGCTVLDIIEEQGLVNNAKHQGEQLLSRLRAELADNPNVLAIRGQGLMIGIELKQPVRDLALCAARDHGLLINVTRGKTIRLLPPLTIDGREIEMIARGVSRCLE; translated from the coding sequence ATGACCGCCACCTGCCTGATGACCACCTACCAACCCCTGGCGCTGAGTTTCACCCACGGGTTGGGGACGCGCCTGTGGGACCAGGACGGTCGCGAATACCTCGATGCGGTGGCCGGCGTGGCGGTGACTAACGTCGGTCATTCCCATCCCCGGCTGGTGGCGGCCATCAGCGAGCAGGCCGGTCTGTTGCTGCACACGTCCAATCTGTACAGCATCGACTGGCAGCAACGGCTGGCGCAAAGACTCACCCAACTGTCGGGATTGGAGCGGGTGTTTTTCAATAACTCGGGTGCCGAGGCCAACGAGACCGCGTTGAAGTTGGCGCGTCTCTACGGCTGGCACAAGGGCATTGAGCAGCCCCTGGTGGTGGTCATGGAAAACGCCTTTCACGGACGTACCCTGGGCACCCTGTCCGCCAGCGACGGCCCGGCGGTACGGCTGGGTTTCAATCGGTTGCCGGGGGATTTCATCAAGGTGCCGTTCGGCGATCTTGCGGCGCTGGAAGACATCCAGCAGGCCCATGGGGAACGCATCGCCGCGATACTGGTGGAGCCGATCCAGGGTGAAAGTGGTGTGCAAATGGCCCCGCCGGGCTACCTCAAGGCCTTGCGGCAGTTATGCTCCCGGCGTGCCTGGTTGTTGATGCTCGACGAGATCCAGACCGGCATCGGCCGCACCGGCCAGTGGTTCGCATTTCAGCATGAGGGCATCGTGCCGGATGTCATGACCCTGGCCAAAGGCCTGGGCAACGGCGTGCCCATCGGTGCCTGCCTGGCGCGGGGCAAGGCGGCTGAACTGTTTACCCCCGGCAGCCATGGCAGCACGTTCGGCGGTAATCCGTTGGCCTGCCGGGTCGGCTGCACGGTGTTGGACATCATTGAAGAGCAAGGTCTGGTGAACAACGCCAAGCATCAGGGTGAGCAACTGCTCAGCCGGCTGCGGGCGGAGCTGGCGGACAACCCGAATGTGCTGGCGATTCGTGGGCAGGGATTGATGATCGGCATCGAGCTCAAGCAACCGGTTCGCGACCTGGCGCTTTGCGCCGCCCGGGACCATGGTCTGTTGATCAACGTTACCCGGGGCAAGACCATCCGTTTGTTGCCGCCATTGACGATTGACGGTCGGGAAATCGAGATGATCGCCAGGGGAGTGAGCCGGTGCCTGGAGTAA
- the cyoE gene encoding heme o synthase has protein sequence MSLKHFIQITKPGIIFGNVLSVAGGFFLASKGHVDLAIFLAAMIGTSLVVASGCVFNNCIDRDIDIKMERTKNRALVQGLIPVQLALAFATVLGVAGVALLYRVANPLAALFAVIGFVIYVGLYSLYLKRKSVHGTLVGSLSGAMPPVIGYVAVSNSFDMAALTLLVMFSLWQMPHSYAIAIFRFNDYLAASIPVLPVKRGIRVAKKHILLYILAFLVATLMLTFSGYAGMSYLAVAAAMGMYWLYMAWTGYKAVDDTVWARKLFVFSIFTITALSVMMSLDFKVPSELLLTYAP, from the coding sequence ATGTCCTTAAAGCACTTTATCCAAATCACCAAGCCGGGGATCATTTTCGGTAACGTGCTTTCTGTGGCAGGCGGGTTCTTCCTGGCCTCGAAAGGGCATGTCGATCTGGCCATCTTCCTGGCCGCGATGATCGGCACTTCCCTGGTGGTGGCGTCCGGTTGCGTGTTCAACAACTGCATCGACCGCGACATCGACATCAAGATGGAGCGCACCAAAAATCGTGCCCTGGTCCAGGGGCTGATCCCGGTACAACTGGCCCTGGCATTCGCCACGGTGCTGGGCGTGGCCGGTGTGGCGCTGTTGTATCGGGTGGCCAACCCGTTGGCGGCGCTGTTCGCGGTGATCGGTTTTGTCATCTACGTCGGGCTCTACAGCCTGTACCTCAAGCGCAAGTCGGTCCACGGCACGCTGGTGGGCAGTCTGTCGGGGGCGATGCCGCCGGTGATCGGCTACGTGGCGGTCAGCAACAGCTTCGACATGGCTGCGCTGACGCTGCTGGTGATGTTCAGCCTGTGGCAGATGCCGCATTCCTATGCCATCGCGATCTTCCGTTTCAACGACTACCTGGCGGCCTCGATTCCGGTGTTGCCGGTCAAGCGCGGTATCCGCGTGGCCAAGAAACACATCCTGCTCTACATCCTGGCCTTCCTCGTGGCGACCTTGATGCTGACCTTCAGCGGCTACGCCGGCATGAGCTACCTCGCCGTCGCCGCCGCCATGGGCATGTACTGGCTGTACATGGCCTGGACCGGCTACAAGGCAGTGGATGATACGGTCTGGGCACGCAAGCTGTTCGTGTTCTCGATCTTCACCATCACCGCCCTGAGCGTCATGATGTCCCTGGACTTCAAAGTGCCTAGCGAGCTGCTGCTGACCTACGCACCTTAA
- a CDS encoding cytochrome o ubiquinol oxidase subunit III: MSNLVTNVGHAHGHDHGHDDHHHDAGEMTVFGFWLYLMTDCILFASIFAAYAVLVNNVAGGPSGHDIFELPYVLGETALLLFSSITYGFAMLALYKGKKTQVLGWLAMTFLFGAGFIGMEINEFHVLISEGFGPNRSGFLSGFFTLVGTHGLHVTSGLIWMAIMMYQVQKNGLTATNKTRLSCLSLFWHFLDVVWICVFTVVYLMGTL; the protein is encoded by the coding sequence ATGTCGAACTTAGTGACCAATGTTGGACACGCCCATGGTCATGACCATGGGCACGATGACCATCACCACGACGCGGGCGAGATGACCGTATTCGGTTTCTGGCTCTACCTGATGACCGACTGCATTCTGTTCGCGTCGATCTTCGCGGCCTATGCGGTGCTGGTAAACAACGTCGCCGGTGGCCCGTCGGGCCACGACATCTTCGAGTTGCCTTACGTACTGGGCGAAACCGCCCTGCTGCTGTTCAGCTCGATCACCTACGGCTTCGCCATGCTGGCGTTGTACAAGGGCAAGAAAACCCAGGTACTGGGCTGGTTGGCCATGACCTTCCTGTTCGGTGCCGGCTTCATCGGCATGGAGATCAACGAGTTCCACGTATTGATCTCCGAGGGCTTCGGTCCTAACCGCAGCGGCTTCCTGTCCGGGTTCTTCACCCTGGTCGGCACCCACGGTCTGCACGTGACCAGCGGCCTGATCTGGATGGCGATCATGATGTACCAGGTCCAGAAAAATGGCCTGACCGCCACCAACAAGACCCGCCTGAGCTGCCTGAGCCTGTTCTGGCACTTCCTGGACGTGGTGTGGATCTGCGTATTCACCGTTGTTTATCTGATGGGGACCCTGTAA
- a CDS encoding disulfide bond formation protein B, protein MSEEMMRLGRERRYLVLLGLICLALIGGALYMQVALGEAPCPLCILQRYALLLIAVFAFIGAAMRTRRSLTILEAIVVLCALAGAGVAGHHVYTQFFPAVSCGIDVLQPIVDDLPLAKIFPLGFQVDGFCSTPYPPILGLSLAQWALLAFVLIVVLVPLLVSRNRKTLR, encoded by the coding sequence ATGAGTGAGGAAATGATGCGGTTGGGCCGCGAGCGTCGTTATCTGGTGCTGCTGGGGCTGATCTGCCTGGCGCTGATCGGTGGTGCGCTGTACATGCAAGTGGCCCTCGGTGAAGCACCGTGCCCGCTGTGCATCCTGCAGCGTTATGCGCTGTTGCTGATCGCGGTCTTCGCTTTCATCGGCGCGGCCATGCGCACCCGTCGCAGCCTGACGATTCTTGAAGCCATTGTGGTGCTCTGCGCCCTGGCCGGTGCGGGAGTGGCGGGGCATCACGTGTATACCCAATTTTTCCCGGCGGTCAGCTGTGGTATCGATGTGCTGCAACCGATTGTCGATGATCTGCCGCTGGCGAAGATTTTCCCGCTGGGCTTCCAGGTCGATGGGTTTTGCTCCACCCCATACCCGCCGATCCTGGGCTTGTCCCTGGCGCAATGGGCGCTGCTGGCCTTCGTGCTGATCGTGGTGCTGGTGCCCTTGCTGGTGTCGCGTAACCGCAAGACCCTTCGCTGA
- a CDS encoding DUF72 domain-containing protein, with product MSIQPRSSPDLHLGCAGWSLPREQWPAFPEEGTHLQRYSARFPAVEINSSFYRPHRPATYAKWAASVAPDFRFSVKVPKQITHERRLRDCEGLVDEFLGQCSQLREKLGCLLIQLPPSLAFDAVVAESFFKALRDRYQGHAVLEPRHPSWLAAHVTTLLQDEHIGRVAADPSPLPGCDQPGGWPGVRYYRLHGSPRIYHSRYEDSWLEQLAQQLKHEPDTPTWCIFDNTASGAAIPDALRLEALMRT from the coding sequence TTGTCGATTCAACCTCGCTCTTCACCCGACCTTCACCTGGGCTGCGCCGGCTGGTCGCTGCCCCGCGAGCAATGGCCGGCCTTTCCCGAGGAAGGCACCCACCTGCAACGCTACAGCGCCCGCTTCCCGGCCGTGGAGATCAACAGTTCGTTCTATCGCCCCCACCGCCCCGCCACCTATGCAAAGTGGGCAGCCAGCGTCGCGCCGGACTTCCGCTTCTCAGTCAAGGTGCCCAAGCAGATTACCCATGAACGGCGGCTGCGCGACTGCGAAGGGCTTGTGGATGAGTTTCTCGGGCAATGTTCGCAATTGAGGGAAAAGCTGGGTTGTCTGCTGATTCAGTTGCCGCCGTCGCTGGCCTTCGATGCAGTGGTGGCCGAATCGTTCTTCAAGGCCTTGCGGGACCGTTATCAGGGACATGCCGTGCTTGAGCCGCGGCACCCGAGTTGGCTCGCAGCGCACGTCACCACGCTGCTGCAAGACGAACACATCGGCCGCGTCGCCGCCGATCCGTCTCCGCTGCCCGGTTGCGATCAGCCTGGGGGCTGGCCCGGGGTGCGTTACTACCGGTTGCACGGCTCGCCGCGGATCTACCACTCCCGCTACGAAGACTCTTGGCTGGAACAACTCGCCCAGCAATTGAAACACGAGCCCGATACACCGACCTGGTGCATCTTCGACAACACCGCCAGCGGCGCCGCCATCCCCGATGCGTTGCGACTGGAGGCACTGATGCGCACCTGA
- the cyoD gene encoding cytochrome o ubiquinol oxidase subunit IV — protein sequence MANAHSHDGHDAGHGSVKSYAIGFILSVILTVIPFGLVMYPSLPKSLTLWIVLIFAVVQVLVHLVYFLHLDRSAAQRNNVIAFVFAALVIVLLVGLSLWIMFSIHTNMMAH from the coding sequence ATGGCTAACGCACATTCCCATGATGGTCATGACGCCGGCCACGGCAGCGTCAAGTCCTATGCCATCGGCTTCATCCTGTCGGTGATCCTGACCGTCATCCCGTTCGGCCTGGTGATGTACCCGTCGCTGCCCAAGAGCCTGACCCTGTGGATCGTCCTGATCTTCGCCGTGGTCCAGGTCCTGGTGCACCTGGTGTACTTCCTGCACCTTGACCGCTCCGCCGCCCAGCGTAACAACGTGATTGCGTTTGTCTTCGCGGCGCTGGTGATCGTCCTGTTGGTCGGCCTGTCGTTGTGGATCATGTTCAGCATCCACACCAACATGATGGCGCACTGA
- the cyoA gene encoding ubiquinol oxidase subunit II: protein MSKNRYPRLLGLLPLLGTLLLGGCNMTLLDPKGQVGLDERNLIITATLLMLLVVVPVIVMTFLFAWKYRASNTKAVYTPKWSHSTKIEAAVWTIPVLIIIALGYVTYKSTHALDPYRPLDSDVKPITIEVVSMDWKWLFIYPEQGIATVNKIVFPAHTPINFKVTSDTVMNSFFIPGLGGQIYAMAGMQTKLHLIANQNAELEGISANYSGAGFTGMKFKAIATTQEDFDAWVNDVKKAPKQLEKAEYEALSKPSQNNPVELYSAVTPNLFQTIIDKYEGMNPGKPMHHEKHEKEVAHNMEGMDMSSHSAAGAEE, encoded by the coding sequence ATGAGTAAAAACAGGTACCCCCGATTACTAGGCTTGTTGCCGCTGCTCGGCACGTTGCTGCTGGGAGGCTGCAACATGACCTTGCTCGATCCCAAGGGCCAGGTCGGCCTGGATGAACGAAACCTGATCATCACCGCCACGCTGCTGATGTTGCTGGTCGTTGTGCCGGTCATCGTCATGACGTTCCTGTTCGCCTGGAAATACCGCGCCTCCAACACCAAGGCCGTGTACACGCCGAAGTGGTCGCACTCCACCAAGATCGAAGCGGCCGTGTGGACGATTCCGGTCCTGATCATCATTGCCCTGGGTTATGTCACCTACAAGTCGACCCACGCCCTGGACCCGTACCGTCCGCTGGATTCCGACGTCAAGCCGATCACCATTGAAGTGGTCTCGATGGACTGGAAGTGGCTGTTCATCTATCCGGAACAGGGCATCGCCACCGTCAACAAGATCGTGTTCCCGGCCCACACGCCGATCAACTTCAAGGTCACCTCCGACACCGTGATGAACTCGTTCTTCATCCCGGGCCTGGGCGGGCAGATCTACGCGATGGCGGGCATGCAGACCAAGCTGCACCTGATCGCCAACCAGAACGCTGAACTCGAAGGGATCTCCGCCAACTACAGCGGCGCGGGTTTTACCGGCATGAAGTTCAAAGCAATCGCCACCACTCAGGAAGACTTCGACGCCTGGGTCAACGATGTGAAGAAGGCACCTAAACAGCTTGAAAAAGCTGAATACGAAGCCCTTTCCAAACCGAGCCAGAACAACCCAGTCGAACTCTACTCCGCGGTCACGCCGAACCTGTTCCAGACCATCATCGACAAGTATGAAGGGATGAACCCAGGTAAGCCGATGCACCACGAGAAGCATGAGAAGGAAGTGGCGCACAACATGGAAGGGATGGACATGAGCTCGCATTCAGCTGCCGGGGCAGAGGAGTAA